In Gadus macrocephalus chromosome 4, ASM3116895v1, the following proteins share a genomic window:
- the LOC132454855 gene encoding syntaxin-2-like, which yields MRDRLAELAQVKEVQSRILKITSHVEEVRRKHNEILSAPISEQRKKHELEELNKDIKRDSTLVQAELKAIKQGLSLDENENNASVDQRIQKNQHSDLTRQFVEAMTAYSKIQVAFRDESKNRILRQLEITGKVTSNEELEAILQSDNPSIFTFDVAQDSQMTRHALSEIESRHHDIMDLESSIRELNEMFTDVAVLVDTQGNLTNNIEKNVSSAAEYIFVAKGETKKAVLYKKKACRKYIIIAAVVATLLALIALIVGLALGLPKA from the exons GTGAAAGAGGTACAGTCTCGGATATTGAAGATCACTTCTCATGTAGAGGAAGTGAGGAGGAAACACAATGAGATTCTGTCCGCTCCGATCTCCGAGCAGA GGAAGAAGCATGAACTGGAGGAGCTGAACAAGGATATCAAGAGAGACTCCACCCTGGTGCAGGCAGAACTCAAAG CGATCAAACAAGGCTTGTCTCTTGATGAGAATGAAAACAATGCCTCAGTGGATCAACGCATACAGAAAAATCAG CACTCGGATCTGACCCGGCAGTTTGTGGAGGCCATGACGGCTTACAGCAAGATACAGGTGGCCTTCAGGGATGAGTCCAAGAACCGAATCCTCAGACAACTGGAGATCA CTGGAAAGGTGACTTCAAATGAAGAGTTGGAGGCCATCTTGCAGTCTGACAATCCCTCGATCTTCACATTTGAT GTGGCCCAGGACTCCCAAATGACGCGTCACGCCCTGAGCGAGATCGAGTCCCGGCACCATGACATCATGGACCTGGAGTCGAGCATCAGAGAGCTGAACGAGATGTTCACCGACGTCGCCGTGCTGGTAGACACCCAG GGTAACCTGACGAATAACATAGAGAAGAACGTGAGCAGCGCTGCAGAGTACATTTTCGTTGCCAAAGGAGAAACCAAGAAGGCAGTGCTGTACAAGAAGAAGGCGTGCAGG AAGTATATCATTATTGCTGCAGTTGTTGCAACATTGCTGGCGTTGATAGCGCTAATTGTCGGTTTAGCCTTGGGTCTACCCAAGGCCTAA